TACCCAGTGATATTGAACAGCTTGGGTTGTTTCATCCAAGCTTCATAGTCGGTCGAGCCGAGCACATTCATCATATAGAGTAATGTGCGATAGACGTCACGCACTTCAGTCAGGTCTGGCACGGGTAGAAACTGCGTATATTCCTTCAAGAAAACTTCAGCTTGAACCGGTGTCAGCAAGTATTCCAACAGCACCCATTCCATCTCTCTTGGGCCATAGACGATGGCGTCCAAATCTGTCAGCGCGAAAAGCCGATCCTTTTTGGTCAGAAATTGATCCCAGCGTAAATCCGGCATGATGAGGCAGAATTCGTCGATTTGAAAAGTGTTTTCAATCTGATTCAACAAGCGCTGGCGTGTAAACTCGGGAATCTCCGGGAACTTATCCATGTATTTCGCTAGGATGCGCTTGAGATGGCTAGGCCAGTCATGCAAACTCGGCGCGATGGGTTCGTCAATAGAGCCGAAATGGTCCGAGGTGGTCAAGTGCATGCAAGCGGTGTGTTTGGCGAGATCCTGCACCATTTCATGCGTGACTTCTGTAGAGACCTTGCCTTCCAGGAAGTAGACCTGGGTGATATAGAGTGCAGGTTGTTTGGGTTTGTCAGGGTCAGCGGGTTCGATAATCTGTTGTTTCAGGGTTGGAATGGTGAGCGGACTGATTTCCTTAATCAAAGGATAGATTGCATAGAAACAGGCGGTCTGTGCAATCAACCCGGCATTGAAACAGTCGTTCATCAATTGCCAGAACGCATTGTTCTTCAGTGCATTGGTTCGCAGCACCTTGACCACGCAAGACGGTGACGTCACTTCTGGTTCTTGG
This portion of the Hydrogenovibrio marinus genome encodes:
- a CDS encoding protein kinase family protein; this translates as MPTQKHKQDTHPRLTDKQLAKLLELPKGADIRHLENHFEDSSHDIYVIQEPEVTSPSCVVKVLRTNALKNNAFWQLMNDCFNAGLIAQTACFYAIYPLIKEISPLTIPTLKQQIIEPADPDKPKQPALYITQVYFLEGKVSTEVTHEMVQDLAKHTACMHLTTSDHFGSIDEPIAPSLHDWPSHLKRILAKYMDKFPEIPEFTRQRLLNQIENTFQIDEFCLIMPDLRWDQFLTKKDRLFALTDLDAIVYGPREMEWVLLEYLLTPVQAEVFLKEYTQFLPVPDLTEVRDVYRTLLYMMNVLGSTDYEAWMKQPKLFNITGY